The following proteins are co-located in the Candidatus Planktophila lacus genome:
- a CDS encoding sulfurtransferase: MSYTTLISTSDLARNLENSEFVIFDVRFTLDDESWGRKVYDQSHIPGAHYADLSTDMSGEIIPGVTGRRPFPTVAAFTKTLSNWGITPDTQVICYDAESGLMAASRLWLMFRWMGHEKVAVLDGGLNAWNRESLPLNQEKKVLTPTNFIPKLRNDLLVEVEKVEMARNDSNYCVFDSRGAEGYHGGGKYYDPIRGHIAGAGLADRAEITDAQGLFKSKADLKKHYESLTNGVSADNTIFYCGSGVTAAQNVLAMEHAGFTGSKIYVGSWSEWITDPSREIAL; this comes from the coding sequence ATGAGTTATACAACGTTGATATCCACTAGCGATTTGGCGCGCAACTTAGAAAATTCTGAGTTTGTAATTTTTGATGTTCGCTTCACATTAGATGACGAATCCTGGGGAAGAAAGGTTTATGACCAATCCCACATACCAGGTGCACATTACGCAGATTTATCTACTGATATGTCTGGAGAAATTATTCCGGGCGTTACCGGTCGCCGACCTTTTCCAACGGTTGCAGCGTTCACTAAGACTCTCTCTAACTGGGGAATAACCCCAGATACCCAAGTAATTTGTTACGACGCAGAATCAGGTTTGATGGCGGCATCACGCCTTTGGTTGATGTTTCGCTGGATGGGACATGAAAAAGTTGCCGTTCTAGATGGCGGCCTAAATGCATGGAACCGCGAATCTTTACCTTTAAACCAAGAGAAGAAAGTTTTAACGCCTACAAATTTCATTCCAAAGCTACGTAACGATCTCTTAGTCGAAGTCGAAAAAGTTGAAATGGCCAGAAATGATTCCAATTACTGCGTATTTGATTCCAGAGGTGCAGAGGGATATCACGGGGGCGGAAAATACTATGACCCAATACGCGGACATATCGCTGGCGCTGGTCTGGCAGATCGCGCTGAAATTACAGATGCGCAAGGGCTCTTTAAGAGCAAGGCTGATTTAAAGAAGCACTACGAATCACTTACCAACGGTGTTAGCGCTGATAACACAATTTTCTATTGCGGCTCTGGCGTAACTGCTGCACAAAATGTCTTAGCTATGGAGCACGCTGGTTTCACGGGAAGCAAAATATATGTTGGTTCTTGGAGCGAGTGGATCACAGATCCAAGTAGAGAAATTGCGCTATGA
- a CDS encoding Ldh family oxidoreductase produces the protein MAQLTVGSATQLAKSLLKAAGVPDQEADVTARCIVASDRWGIGSHGLMRLPFYLARLQAGGIKADAKLKVVTDLPSLVVFDGDDGLGHWQLQKAAEVAAERAAINGIAAVGVGRSNHCGALGIYVWPMINRGLVGIAFSTGPAVMPPWGGNSALLSTSPIAAGIPTNPPTVVDLATSAVARGKIQAKAQAGAELEPGWAFTKDGSPTTDAKEALAGMLAPLGGVKGYAIAVLVESLTGMLVGPSLAKDIPDMFASEQDANPQKISHFIIAIDSAKLSVDGENTRTADFSALVNAAGGRLPGANRSNPERPDIAENITITDSVADQLAQWSSKLGI, from the coding sequence ATGGCACAGCTAACTGTTGGCTCTGCAACGCAATTAGCGAAATCACTTCTTAAAGCCGCCGGTGTTCCGGATCAAGAAGCAGATGTAACCGCTCGTTGCATCGTTGCCAGCGATCGTTGGGGAATCGGAAGCCACGGCTTAATGAGACTTCCTTTCTATCTTGCGCGCTTGCAAGCAGGTGGAATTAAAGCTGATGCGAAGTTAAAGGTAGTAACAGATCTACCAAGCCTTGTGGTCTTTGATGGCGATGATGGTCTTGGCCATTGGCAGTTACAGAAGGCGGCAGAAGTTGCTGCTGAACGCGCTGCAATAAATGGAATTGCCGCTGTCGGAGTTGGACGATCCAACCACTGTGGCGCTCTCGGAATTTATGTCTGGCCGATGATTAATCGCGGACTAGTTGGAATCGCATTTAGCACTGGGCCAGCAGTAATGCCGCCATGGGGTGGAAACTCTGCGCTACTTTCAACTTCACCAATTGCTGCGGGAATTCCAACGAATCCGCCAACTGTTGTTGATCTAGCAACTAGCGCAGTTGCACGTGGAAAGATTCAAGCAAAAGCGCAAGCAGGTGCCGAACTAGAACCTGGCTGGGCGTTTACAAAAGATGGCAGCCCGACAACCGATGCTAAGGAAGCACTTGCTGGAATGCTCGCGCCGCTAGGTGGAGTCAAAGGTTATGCAATTGCAGTACTTGTTGAATCGCTAACGGGAATGTTGGTTGGTCCATCACTGGCAAAAGATATTCCAGATATGTTCGCTAGCGAGCAAGATGCCAATCCACAGAAAATTTCACATTTCATTATCGCTATCGATAGCGCAAAACTTTCGGTGGATGGTGAAAATACAAGAACTGCAGACTTTTCAGCGCTGGTAAACGCTGCCGGAGGCCGCTTACCTGGAGCAAATCGTTCTAATCCAGAACGTCCCGACATTGCAGAAAACATTACGATCACCGATTCGGTCGCTGATCAGCTAGCGCAATGGTCAAGCAAGTTAGGGATCTAA
- a CDS encoding UxaA family hydrolase: MAITPPQYLLHHDGDNVAVAMADMQPGTLHGRSVKEGTESTAILNHAIPLGHKFALADIANGEAIIKYGIKVGLASAAIKKGDYIHTHNMRSYRWEASRA; the protein is encoded by the coding sequence ATGGCAATTACGCCACCGCAATATCTGCTCCATCACGACGGTGACAATGTCGCTGTTGCTATGGCGGATATGCAACCAGGAACTCTTCACGGGCGATCCGTGAAAGAAGGAACAGAGAGCACCGCGATCTTAAATCACGCGATTCCGCTCGGCCACAAATTTGCCCTTGCAGATATTGCAAATGGCGAAGCGATTATTAAATACGGAATCAAGGTTGGTCTGGCATCAGCTGCGATCAAAAAAGGCGATTACATTCACACACACAACATGAGGAGTTATCGATGGGAAGCAAGCCGCGCTTAA
- a CDS encoding UxaA family hydrolase: MGSKPRLMGYRRENGTMGIRNHVIILPLDDLSNAAAEAVAKVIPGTLALPHAFGRLQFGEDLELTFNTLIGTGVNANVAAVVVIGIEPKWTQRVADGIAKTGKPVAAFSIEGKGDLQVIQEASRVAAMFLQDASGLEREAAEMGDMIMSIKCGESDTTSGLGSCPTTSQAVDRWVAAGGTVFFGETSELTGGEHLIADRCIDDACRNLFQTTYDNYIKVIEATGANLLGSQPTQGNIAGGLTTIEEKALGNIAKTGSVPVVGVLKPAEAPDPKKKGLYFMDSSSAAAECVTLMAAGGAVIHLFPTGQGNVIGNPIIPVLKLTANIKTANSMTEHIDLDVSGLLRYEYDLTKAGDMMMDVINQTVNGRLCKAEVMGHREFTFTKLYISA, from the coding sequence ATGGGAAGCAAGCCGCGCTTAATGGGATACCGCCGCGAAAACGGCACCATGGGTATCCGCAATCACGTCATTATTTTGCCCCTTGATGATCTTTCAAATGCTGCTGCAGAAGCTGTTGCGAAGGTAATTCCAGGAACTCTTGCACTCCCACATGCATTTGGGCGTTTGCAATTCGGCGAAGATCTAGAGCTAACTTTTAATACGCTAATTGGAACAGGTGTTAACGCAAACGTTGCCGCTGTAGTTGTAATTGGTATCGAACCAAAGTGGACACAGAGAGTTGCCGATGGCATCGCTAAGACTGGTAAGCCGGTTGCAGCGTTCTCTATTGAAGGTAAGGGCGATCTCCAAGTAATTCAGGAAGCAAGCCGCGTTGCCGCAATGTTCTTGCAAGATGCATCTGGCCTAGAGCGCGAAGCAGCCGAAATGGGCGACATGATTATGTCGATCAAGTGCGGCGAATCAGATACAACATCAGGTCTTGGCTCATGCCCAACAACATCACAAGCAGTCGATCGCTGGGTAGCAGCAGGTGGAACCGTATTCTTCGGCGAAACTTCTGAGCTAACTGGTGGCGAGCACTTGATCGCTGACCGTTGTATCGATGATGCTTGCCGTAACTTGTTCCAAACAACTTACGACAATTACATCAAGGTAATTGAAGCAACTGGTGCAAACCTTCTAGGTTCACAGCCAACGCAAGGAAATATCGCTGGCGGGCTAACAACTATTGAAGAGAAGGCGCTTGGAAATATCGCTAAGACTGGTTCAGTTCCAGTTGTTGGCGTTCTCAAGCCAGCTGAAGCTCCAGACCCAAAGAAGAAGGGCCTTTATTTCATGGACTCTTCATCAGCAGCTGCAGAGTGCGTAACTCTGATGGCAGCAGGCGGCGCAGTTATCCACTTGTTCCCAACCGGACAAGGCAATGTGATTGGTAACCCAATTATTCCGGTACTCAAGTTAACAGCGAACATTAAGACTGCTAACTCAATGACTGAACACATCGATTTAGATGTTTCAGGTCTATTGCGTTACGAATATGACTTAACTAAGGCTGGCGACATGATGATGGATGTCATCAATCAGACCGTTAATGGACGCCTCTGCAAGGCTGAAGTTATGGGCCACCGTGAATTCACCTTCACAAAGTTGTATATCTCCGCATAA
- a CDS encoding Gfo/Idh/MocA family protein — MTQKKYRYALIGCGFFAQNHLHAWSQNPDVELVATCDVDFEKAKLAAANFGGKAYASAEELFANEDLDFVDIATTPPTHKYMVELAAKHGVAAICQKPLAWDMADAKSMVKAMSDQGLPFMVHENFRFQTPMRKIKEIIDSGAIGRPFFGRISFRTAHDVYSAQSWLVESERMIIVDVAVHLFDLARYFIGEPNTIFTSAHRVNPIIKGEDSATILMHMPDASCIVDASYETRSDHSTYPQTFVIIEGTKGAITLSADYHLQVVSGTSVTNEVVVIPNHGWTSQPWNGIQDSVVNVNKHWIECLKTGRTPETSGEDTLKLLDITLGAYESAESGQVFNVGSLLK, encoded by the coding sequence ATGACCCAGAAGAAATATAGATATGCCTTAATTGGATGTGGCTTCTTTGCCCAGAACCACCTCCATGCATGGAGCCAGAATCCCGACGTCGAACTAGTTGCAACTTGCGATGTTGATTTTGAAAAAGCGAAGTTGGCTGCCGCCAATTTCGGAGGCAAGGCTTATGCAAGTGCGGAAGAGTTATTTGCCAATGAAGATTTAGATTTCGTAGATATTGCTACGACTCCACCAACTCATAAATATATGGTCGAACTAGCGGCAAAGCATGGCGTTGCAGCAATCTGTCAGAAACCACTTGCATGGGATATGGCAGATGCAAAGTCAATGGTTAAGGCGATGTCAGATCAAGGCTTGCCCTTTATGGTTCACGAGAATTTTAGATTCCAGACCCCAATGCGAAAAATCAAAGAGATTATCGATAGCGGCGCAATTGGTCGCCCGTTCTTCGGGCGAATTTCATTTAGAACTGCACACGATGTTTACTCTGCTCAATCATGGCTGGTTGAGAGCGAACGAATGATTATCGTTGATGTCGCAGTTCACCTCTTCGATCTTGCTCGTTACTTTATCGGTGAACCAAATACGATCTTTACCTCCGCTCATCGAGTAAATCCGATCATTAAAGGCGAAGATTCAGCCACGATTCTGATGCATATGCCAGATGCCAGCTGCATTGTTGATGCTAGTTACGAGACTAGATCAGACCACAGCACCTATCCGCAGACCTTTGTAATTATCGAAGGAACCAAGGGAGCAATCACCTTATCTGCTGATTACCATCTTCAAGTTGTGTCGGGTACCTCTGTAACTAATGAAGTTGTTGTTATTCCGAATCACGGGTGGACTTCTCAGCCCTGGAATGGAATTCAAGATAGCGTCGTAAATGTAAATAAGCATTGGATTGAATGTTTGAAAACCGGCAGAACACCTGAAACCAGTGGCGAAGACACGCTCAAATTATTGGATATCACCTTGGGCGCATATGAATCAGCCGAGTCAGGCCAAGTCTTTAACGTTGGCTCACTACTCAAGTAG
- a CDS encoding Gfo/Idh/MocA family protein, whose amino-acid sequence MKSELRYGVIGVGSMGREHISNIKVMGGAVVTAISDPHQPSIEAALEMVPGAKVFSDHRALLDSGLIDAVVIATPNDTHAEVLKDALATELAVFVEKPLATTVEDLKSILSWDEKRSALTWMGLEYRFMPPVTEAIARAKEGEAGKIHQISIREHREPFYPKVDSWNRFTERTGGTLVEKCCHYFNLMDLVIGEQPIRVFASGGQSVNHLNENYGGRRANMLDNAYVILEYASGARGMLDLCMFGEGSFDKEILTIIGDQGKIESFLPSQVVKASRRDSVGNLDNWASGASRARGSETKIVHNYDVKYMGHHYGASYIEHTKFRDAILNSTAAEVTLLDGVTSVVTGLAAHKSINEGRVVEIKELWG is encoded by the coding sequence ATGAAGAGCGAGCTTCGATACGGGGTTATAGGCGTCGGCAGCATGGGGCGCGAGCATATTTCCAACATCAAGGTGATGGGTGGAGCTGTCGTCACGGCCATCAGCGACCCTCACCAGCCCTCCATTGAAGCGGCTCTAGAAATGGTTCCGGGGGCCAAGGTCTTTAGCGATCACCGCGCGCTCTTGGATTCTGGCTTAATCGACGCCGTCGTAATTGCAACTCCAAATGACACCCATGCTGAGGTCTTAAAAGATGCGCTCGCAACAGAATTAGCGGTCTTTGTTGAAAAGCCACTTGCTACAACTGTCGAAGATTTGAAATCAATTCTGTCTTGGGATGAAAAGCGTAGCGCTCTTACCTGGATGGGCTTGGAATATCGTTTTATGCCACCGGTGACTGAAGCAATTGCGAGAGCAAAAGAAGGTGAAGCCGGAAAAATACATCAGATTTCGATTCGCGAACATCGCGAACCTTTCTATCCAAAGGTAGATAGCTGGAACCGCTTCACGGAAAGAACTGGTGGCACGCTTGTCGAAAAATGTTGCCACTATTTTAACTTGATGGATTTAGTGATTGGTGAACAACCTATCCGCGTATTTGCTTCAGGCGGTCAGAGCGTTAATCACTTAAATGAAAATTATGGCGGGCGCCGAGCAAATATGCTCGATAACGCATATGTAATTTTAGAATATGCCAGCGGTGCTCGTGGAATGCTCGATCTCTGTATGTTTGGCGAAGGTTCCTTCGATAAAGAGATTTTAACGATCATTGGAGATCAGGGAAAGATTGAATCATTCCTTCCTTCTCAAGTTGTTAAAGCCTCACGTCGTGATTCAGTTGGAAACCTCGATAACTGGGCAAGTGGTGCTAGCCGTGCGCGTGGCAGCGAAACAAAGATTGTTCATAACTACGATGTTAAGTACATGGGCCACCACTACGGTGCTTCATATATCGAACATACAAAATTCCGCGATGCGATTTTAAATTCCACTGCCGCTGAAGTTACCTTGCTAGATGGCGTAACGAGCGTTGTTACAGGGCTTGCTGCACACAAGAGCATCAACGAAGGTCGCGTCGTTGAAATCAAAGAACTTTGGGGCTAA
- a CDS encoding NAD(P)-dependent oxidoreductase, with translation MILISEDVWGTPFQKLEGSFPIVRNDDLWNNVDELKSALKDATALVVRNRTKVTADVIATAPKLKVIARAGVGLDNIDIKAADAAGVVVVAGLGANAVSVGELTLGLALSLLRNVPGHDQVTREGNWIRTPGRELSGLTWGLLGCGATGLATAKLLQGFQCKMIGFDPYAKNLSGIELKSFEEVLKESDVISIHMPSTPETNGSINAATLKLMKPDAVLVNVGRGEVINEADLIEALKSKVIAGAALDVRAQEPPVKGEMEQIANLILTPHVAGITKESQLRINEILVSNIMKVLNNEVATHAVGAIKESAK, from the coding sequence ATGATTCTCATCTCTGAAGATGTATGGGGAACTCCCTTCCAGAAGCTGGAGGGGAGTTTTCCCATTGTCCGAAATGACGATCTTTGGAATAACGTCGATGAGTTAAAGAGCGCTCTTAAAGATGCAACTGCTCTAGTTGTAAGAAACAGAACGAAGGTAACTGCAGATGTAATTGCTACGGCACCTAAGTTAAAGGTAATTGCTCGCGCCGGAGTCGGCTTAGATAACATTGATATCAAGGCAGCCGATGCTGCAGGTGTCGTCGTCGTTGCCGGTCTTGGAGCTAACGCGGTAAGCGTTGGCGAGCTAACTCTGGGATTAGCGCTTTCTTTATTACGAAATGTCCCTGGGCATGATCAAGTCACGCGCGAAGGAAATTGGATCCGCACACCAGGCCGCGAGCTATCGGGCTTAACCTGGGGGTTGCTCGGATGTGGTGCAACGGGGCTAGCGACGGCAAAGTTATTGCAAGGTTTTCAATGCAAAATGATTGGTTTCGATCCTTATGCGAAAAATCTAAGCGGTATTGAATTAAAGTCTTTTGAAGAAGTCTTAAAGGAGAGCGATGTAATCAGCATCCATATGCCATCGACCCCTGAAACAAATGGCTCAATTAACGCTGCAACTTTGAAGTTGATGAAGCCAGATGCCGTATTGGTAAATGTGGGGCGCGGTGAAGTAATTAACGAAGCCGATTTAATCGAAGCTTTGAAATCTAAGGTTATTGCTGGCGCTGCCCTAGATGTGCGCGCCCAAGAACCACCAGTTAAAGGCGAAATGGAGCAAATTGCGAATTTGATCTTAACTCCGCACGTTGCAGGGATTACCAAGGAAAGCCAATTGCGTATCAATGAAATCCTTGTTTCAAATATTATGAAAGTCTTAAATAACGAAGTTGCCACACATGCTGTTGGTGCAATCAAGGAGAGCGCAAAATAA
- the ilvD gene encoding dihydroxy-acid dehydratase, translating into MTLTPRSSLVTQGRDRSPNRAMLRALGMQGDDFKKPQIGIASSYNTITPCNMSLRTVAEDVAAGVSANGGFPMEFGTITVSDVISMGHEGMHFSLVSREVIADSVETVMQAERLDAMVTLAGCDKSIPAMLMAAARIDVPSILMYAGSLLPGKTTLQDGTEIKVNIVTSFEAVGANARGLMSDEDLDRIEKAACPSAGTCGGMYTANTMASASEAMGMSLPGSSSPSAVDNRREPLAKLAGESVINLLKLGITTSDIITKKSLENAITVVMALGGSTNAVLHMPAIAHELGIDLSLDDFKRIGARVPLLADLKPFGEYVMFDLDKVGGVPAVMKILLDEGLLYGDCMTVTGKTVAENLKDVNPPAADGKIIYPAAKPFGKNGGITILKGSLAPEGAVVKNAGVDEEKFQGAARVFDREESAMQALSDGTIKKGDVVVIRYEGPKGGPGMREMLMITSAIKGAGLGRDVLLVTDGRFSGGTTGLCVGHISPEAVDGGPIGLIKDGDQISIDIPNGTLELLVTPEELQERAKNFVPLPPRYTKGVLSKYVKLVGSATNGAVCS; encoded by the coding sequence GTGACTCTGACTCCGAGAAGTTCGCTTGTAACGCAAGGCCGTGACCGAAGCCCAAACCGCGCGATGTTGAGAGCGCTGGGTATGCAGGGCGATGATTTTAAGAAACCGCAGATTGGTATTGCATCTTCTTACAACACCATTACCCCTTGCAATATGTCGCTGCGCACCGTTGCTGAAGATGTTGCCGCTGGAGTAAGCGCTAACGGCGGATTCCCAATGGAGTTTGGAACGATCACTGTTTCAGATGTAATTTCTATGGGACACGAAGGAATGCATTTCTCCCTCGTTAGTCGCGAAGTAATTGCAGATTCTGTGGAAACTGTTATGCAAGCAGAACGCTTAGATGCGATGGTAACTCTGGCGGGATGCGACAAAAGTATTCCGGCGATGCTTATGGCAGCTGCGCGCATAGATGTGCCAAGTATCTTGATGTATGCCGGTTCTTTACTGCCTGGAAAAACTACTCTTCAAGATGGCACTGAGATTAAAGTAAATATCGTCACTTCTTTTGAAGCAGTTGGTGCAAATGCGCGTGGCTTAATGTCTGATGAAGATCTCGATCGCATTGAAAAGGCTGCCTGCCCAAGTGCCGGAACATGCGGTGGTATGTACACGGCAAACACGATGGCTAGCGCTTCAGAGGCGATGGGAATGTCACTTCCAGGCTCTTCATCTCCATCTGCAGTTGATAATCGCCGCGAACCGCTTGCAAAATTAGCGGGCGAATCTGTAATCAACTTACTTAAACTTGGAATCACAACCAGCGACATCATTACTAAAAAATCTTTGGAAAATGCCATCACGGTTGTCATGGCACTTGGAGGATCTACAAATGCAGTGCTTCATATGCCAGCGATCGCTCACGAACTAGGTATTGACTTATCTCTCGATGATTTCAAGCGAATTGGCGCACGCGTTCCATTGCTTGCAGATCTAAAACCATTCGGTGAATATGTGATGTTTGATCTCGATAAAGTTGGTGGCGTACCTGCAGTAATGAAGATTTTGCTTGATGAGGGTCTGCTCTACGGCGATTGCATGACCGTAACTGGAAAAACAGTTGCTGAAAATCTAAAGGATGTAAATCCTCCTGCTGCTGATGGAAAGATTATTTATCCAGCCGCTAAACCTTTTGGTAAAAATGGTGGCATAACTATTCTTAAAGGATCTCTCGCTCCTGAAGGTGCCGTTGTGAAGAACGCCGGTGTTGATGAGGAGAAATTCCAAGGCGCTGCTCGAGTATTTGACCGCGAAGAATCAGCGATGCAGGCGCTCTCTGATGGCACAATTAAAAAAGGCGATGTAGTTGTTATTCGCTACGAAGGTCCAAAGGGTGGTCCAGGAATGCGCGAAATGTTGATGATCACAAGTGCAATAAAGGGCGCAGGACTAGGAAGAGATGTATTGCTCGTTACCGATGGCAGATTCTCTGGTGGAACAACTGGACTTTGCGTAGGCCATATTTCACCGGAAGCTGTAGATGGTGGGCCGATTGGGTTAATTAAAGATGGCGATCAAATTTCGATCGATATCCCAAATGGAACTTTGGAGCTACTCGTTACACCCGAAGAGTTGCAAGAACGTGCCAAGAACTTTGTGCCACTCCCACCTAGATATACAAAGGGCGTGCTTTCTAAGTATGTGAAGTTGGTTGGTTCTGCAACCAACGGCGCAGTTTGTTCTTAA
- a CDS encoding carbohydrate kinase family protein — protein sequence MSDIQVVCLGVITIDTIALVDNYPGEDERVLAHQIARAGGGPAAVAAVTLSRLGVSTAIVGTIGDDEDGAEVLRIFVREGVDTSGISIGASATSGSVIVASKAHSARAISTRQPMQQVNLNAEAKKLISQAEWLHVDHVGINRLKSEKIARGNGPKISFDAGYNVADFEASEVDLFVPTDRQMALRYPDLQLGTAVERDAVNAKNITVATQGSAGSTGYSSESGLVHADGFAVDVVSTLGAGDVFHGALLAQVIQGHTLEASLMRANAVAALSCRGLDGQSMIPNTAELDKFLKERS from the coding sequence TGAGCGATATTCAAGTTGTTTGTCTCGGCGTAATAACTATCGACACAATCGCCTTAGTCGATAACTATCCAGGCGAAGATGAAAGAGTTTTAGCCCACCAGATAGCCCGTGCAGGTGGTGGCCCGGCAGCTGTTGCCGCAGTAACGCTAAGCCGCCTCGGTGTTTCAACGGCGATTGTGGGAACAATTGGCGATGATGAAGATGGCGCAGAAGTTCTGCGCATTTTTGTCCGTGAAGGCGTTGATACTTCAGGGATTTCAATCGGTGCTAGCGCAACATCAGGAAGCGTAATCGTTGCTTCGAAGGCCCATAGCGCACGTGCAATTAGCACCCGTCAACCAATGCAACAAGTAAATCTAAATGCAGAAGCGAAGAAGTTGATTAGTCAGGCTGAGTGGCTCCACGTAGATCACGTTGGAATTAACCGTTTAAAGTCTGAAAAGATCGCTCGTGGAAACGGACCGAAGATTTCATTTGATGCCGGCTACAACGTTGCTGATTTCGAGGCTTCAGAGGTAGATCTATTTGTTCCAACTGATCGGCAGATGGCGCTTCGTTACCCCGACCTTCAACTGGGCACAGCGGTCGAAAGAGATGCGGTTAACGCAAAAAATATAACGGTTGCAACGCAAGGTTCTGCGGGAAGTACTGGTTATTCCAGCGAATCAGGCTTAGTTCACGCAGATGGCTTTGCCGTTGATGTTGTAAGCACGCTAGGCGCCGGCGATGTTTTTCATGGAGCGCTTCTTGCTCAAGTAATTCAAGGCCACACTCTCGAAGCCTCTTTAATGCGCGCTAATGCAGTCGCCGCACTTTCATGTCGTGGCCTAGATGGTCAATCGATGATTCCAAATACCGCAGAGCTAGATAAATTCCTAAAGGAGCGATCATGA
- a CDS encoding YeiH family protein → MVKNLPGLGLIAAIVGVAFLINDFQPAVSPLALCVAFGFAVANFGRWPSFAAAGTGLASKKLMRIGVALLGAQVSLVSLKAIGFKGVLTVILVVTFTIFGILALSKVFKMSGELGLLIGVGFGVCGATAVAAIRPQTRATEEETSYAIALISLCGTLSIFTLPFIGHLIGLSDQTFGAWAGAAVHDVGQVIATASVWSDEAVQSAVVIKLARVCMLAPIVLILSIRHRRYLTSVAMQNEKDGIAVSTKTTKVPLIPFFVIGFIAVATIQNTLDIPSGIHDAVVLVSKLLLGAGLVALGSSVRWKSIRAIGPRPMVMGLIAWVIVAGVALAAVQITGL, encoded by the coding sequence ATGGTTAAGAACCTTCCTGGTTTAGGTCTGATAGCTGCAATTGTTGGCGTTGCCTTTCTAATCAATGATTTTCAACCAGCGGTAAGTCCACTTGCACTTTGCGTCGCATTTGGATTCGCGGTTGCAAACTTTGGTAGATGGCCAAGCTTTGCCGCTGCCGGAACAGGGCTTGCGAGCAAGAAGTTAATGCGCATCGGAGTCGCACTTCTTGGCGCACAAGTAAGCCTTGTATCGCTAAAGGCGATTGGCTTTAAGGGAGTACTAACCGTCATCTTGGTTGTGACCTTCACGATTTTTGGAATCTTGGCGCTATCAAAAGTATTCAAGATGAGTGGTGAACTTGGACTTTTAATTGGCGTTGGATTTGGAGTCTGTGGTGCAACTGCCGTTGCTGCGATCCGCCCACAAACACGCGCTACCGAAGAAGAAACCTCATATGCAATCGCTTTGATTTCGCTCTGTGGCACCCTTTCAATTTTTACACTGCCATTTATTGGCCACCTAATTGGGCTAAGTGATCAGACTTTTGGTGCCTGGGCTGGTGCTGCCGTACACGATGTTGGTCAGGTAATTGCGACTGCATCTGTCTGGAGCGATGAGGCGGTGCAATCTGCCGTCGTAATCAAATTGGCGCGAGTATGTATGTTGGCTCCGATTGTTCTAATTCTTTCGATTCGCCACCGCCGCTACTTAACTTCAGTTGCAATGCAAAATGAAAAAGATGGAATAGCGGTTAGTACCAAGACAACGAAAGTGCCACTAATTCCATTCTTTGTCATTGGCTTTATTGCAGTTGCAACGATCCAAAACACACTTGATATTCCCTCAGGAATTCATGATGCAGTCGTTCTGGTAAGTAAGTTACTTCTTGGCGCTGGTTTGGTTGCACTTGGTTCAAGTGTGCGCTGGAAATCGATTCGAGCAATTGGCCCACGCCCCATGGTGATGGGCTTAATTGCTTGGGTAATTGTTGCCGGCGTTGCCTTAGCGGCAGTTCAAATTACTGGTCTTTAA